GCTGTTGGCGCAATAGGTAGTTACACCCTCGATGTCTTGTAAGGCTTTACGAAGTTTATCCCAGAGTTGGATTTCCCGGTGATGGATGTTCATGATTCCTTGTTCTTGAATCCATTTTACCCCGGCATTCAGTCCGGCAACTCCTAGCAAGTTGAGGGTCCCGTATTCCAAGCGGTAAGGATATTCATCCAGATGTACGGGATAAGCGGAGCGAACCCCAGTCCCCCCGGCACGGGTATGTTTGATTTCGATACCTTCGCGCACGTATGAACCACCGATTCCCGTCGGTCCCATGAGGCATTTGTGACCAGTGAAACAATACACGTCGATTCCGGATGCTTGCATATCCAAGTCTACGGCTCCGGCACCCTGACTACCATCAACCACGAAGATCACGCCTTTCTCTTTACAGATTTTCCCGATTTCGGTCAGTGGCTGAATCGTTCCCAGCACGTTGGAACAATGGGTTACGACAACAAATTTCGTGTTCGGACGGATGGCATTCTTTATGTCGTCGGGGTGTACATAGCCATGTTCGTCAAAAGGCACGTAAGTTAAATCTATGGTTCCGTTTTGGTGGTGCATGTTAAGCGGGCGCAACACGGAATTGTGTTCCAACATGGTAGATACCACATGAATCCCTTTCTCTACCAATCCGTTGATGATCAGGTTCAAGGAGTCCGTGGCGTTATAACTGAACGTTAATCTGTTATGGTCATTCCCGCCGTTGAATAACTTGGTTAGCATTTTGCGGGTTGAGTTCACGACTTCCTCTGTCTCGACGGCAGCATCAAATCCTGAACGTCCGGGATTTACACCATGTTTGCGATAAAAGTCGTTCATGAAATCATAAACTACATCCGGCTTTGGAAAGCTGGTTGCTGAATTGTCTAGGTAGATTAATTTGCTCATAAGATTTATAAATTTTAGGTTTTAAGTTTATAAAGTTTGTAAGGTTCGTAAAGTTTATAAGGTTGAATTCACGGGAGATTTTTGGACAAAATTTATCGACAGCTCTGCTGTCATGAACAAAGCCCCGCAAGGGTCCATAGACTTTATGGACCTTATGAACTTTATGGACTTTATAAACTTTTTCATTATTAATTTTCAATTACCAGGGCATCAGCGACCAATTCCGCCACTGTCTTTATGGTGATACCCAGTTTGTACGTGTGATTAATTTGAGTTAGCTGGTCCACGCAATTGTGGCACGGGGTCACGACGATCTCGGCTTTCGTTGCGGTGATTTGGTCGGCTTTGATTTTGCCGATTTTGAGACGACGTTCGTTGTACTCGCTCATGGCAAGGGCTCCGCCACCGCCACCACAACAGAAGTTGTCCGTGCCGTAGGGTGTCATTTCCACCACGTTTGCGGCAGCTGCATTGACCACGAAACGGATTTCATTGAGAAGTCCCCCGTTTCGAACCAAGTTACATGGGTCATGTATGGTGACAATCTTGCTATTCAGCGTTTTGTCGAGTTTTATTCTTCCGCTTCGGATATATTCCCCGATGAGTTCAACTACCGTGAGAGTGTCAAAATCATACTGTGTTTTGAGATAATTGGGGCCTTCCCAGCGCATGGCTCTCGAACCGTGGCCACATTCCCCGAGTACGAGGCGTTTGCCGTGCAGGCGGTGAATCTCATCGTAAAGATTCCGGGCGATTTGAGTCGCCTCTTCATTATTACCGTTGAAATACCCGTAGTTGGTCACGTCGTAGTATTTAGACGAGAGGGTCCACTCTTCTCCCGCGGCATAGAATACTTTTGCCATGGCAGAGATGGAAAGCGGGAAAAATTTCGGCTCCCGGGGGTTCAAGGTGTAAAAAACGTTCTTGTCTGGTTGATCAAGAAAGATTCCGGCTTTCTCGTCTTCCAGTTCGTCCTGGAGTTCCTCTTCCATCCATTGGATCGTGTCAACAAACTCTTCCGTGGGAATACCCATGTTGTTTCCGGTGTTGACTGCCGCGTCGACAGTTGCTTGGAGGGTTTTAGGAACGAGGCCCATGACGGCAAGCATTTCACGTCCTTTTTTCACAAGGAAGGGAATGTCTACCCCGATCGAGCAATGTTTCACGCAGCGTCCGCACATGGTACAGGCTCCGAACAGGGAGTCGACCATCTCGTCGCATGTCTCTTGGTTTAACTCCCGGGCATGGAATAACGATGGGAACATGGCTCCCTGCCAGGTCTTGTAGCGTCGGTAAATGGAACTGACGAGGTCTACCTTTCGTGCCGGGATGTATTTCCCCTCTTTCATCGTGAGGTAGTACATGCAACTCGATGCACACAAACCACAACGTACACAAGCGTTTAGATGGGTTTCCAGCTTGCTGTCATTCGTGTTTGAAATGATGGCGAGGGCTTTGGCTTTTTGTTCGTTCGTGATATTATTTGTCATATTGAATCGCTTTTTTAGGAGGCCATGTTCCACGCCAGCCGTAGAAAAAGCCCAAATGATACCTGGCAAAGAAAAAGTAAAGCACGTGTTTGATTTTGCCCAAAGGCATCCACACGAAAAGAAGTGCCATTATAATATAATACGCTGCCCCGAATTGTAAGGTCAGCAGAGAATAAGTCGTCAGGAAGAGCATGATGGTGCAGAGAAGATTAGAAATGTAATCATCCGCGCACGATAAGTCTCTCAACTCTTTTTTGGCTAGTCGCTTAATGAATAAAGCCAACCCGCAAACGGCAGCAATAAAGATGATTGCAGCCAAGATCATGACGATGAGGTTTGTTGCGTTTTCAATAGGAATTTGAAAGTTGAAAATAACCGCAAGCGTGAAAAGAAGGTACACGGCTATTGCCAGGAAGTTTCCTATATGAAAAAATATACCTGCCGTGTAAGTGGGCAGGTGTAAGTATGCTGATTCTTTTTGCATAGGTGACATAGCTCCAATACAAGAGTAACAGACTGCTTGGGCGATATTCCCTGACTTTTGCGAAAGGTCCTTGGGAGAACCGTGTTTTAAAAGTCGTACAAAATATCCCCCCAGTAGTACTACACAAAAAAGAAGTGCAGCTAACGAGGTCCAAATATACCAAGACATGGTCGTGGGTATTAGACGCACCCGTCGGGTTTCGGTAACCCGGCCACCCGACACGCTCCTCGGGCTGGTCCTAATGGGAACAATTCATAAATGTCTTTCAATTTTAATCCGGTCTCTTTGCAGATGGTACGAACCATCGGGGCATTTCCCTTTTCTTCAAAATTATCACGAATGATTTTGATAATAGCCCAATGTTTGTCATTTAATTCTGTGATTCCATCTGCCTCGGCAAAGAGTTTTGCCACGTCTTCATTCCAGATTGAAGGATCGGTGAGGAAACCGTCTCCGTCCACTTCGAACGTCTTTCCTTGAATTTCTAGTGTTGCCATAATGTTTATTGGTTTTAGATTGATTTGCAATATAATAAATATTTGAAAAAACAACAATGATTTTTGTTGTGGATTGAAGAAATATATGCGATAGGGGGCTTTCCCGCGTGGGAGTAAGGGGTTGGAGGTATGATTCGGGAATTATATTTGAATATTGGATGTATTTTAGGTGTGAATATTGCAAAATAGTTGTATTTATGCGTGTTTTGTGATAAAAATATTATCTTTACATTTGAAAATATGCGTAGGGTCCCGGAAAAATATATTGGCGTATGAAAGTCTTTTTATTATTTATATTATTCTTTTTGAGCGGGGTGTTGGGATATGTTCAACATGCTGAAGGGGAGACTGGTACACCTCCCGAGATTAGGCAGGTTTTGTTTGTCAGCTCGTATCATTCGGAGCAAATCTGGGGACGCAAGGTGTTGAATGGGGTGAGAAAACAGCTTGACCGAGCGGGGTTTAATGTGGATTTGAGGGTGATTTATCTGGATTCCAAACGACTGACAAATACGGAGGTGAGGAATTCCTTGTTGGAAACACAGTTGCGGGAGGTTAAGGGAAAGTTAGATTTGATTATTGTTTCGGATGAAGAGGCCAATAACGCCCTTTTCTCCCTGGATATACCTTTGGTAAAGGAAACGCCTATCGTGTTTTGTGGAGTTATGCGATATTCGAAGAAACTTGGCTTTGATCAGGTGACGGGAGTTATTTGTGATATTGATTATGAAAAAGTGTTTCTGTTGGGGCGGAAATTATTCCCGGAGGCTCGAAAAGTTTACGTGTTTTCGGATCAATCGGGAGCGGGGCAGGCACATGAGGTTTTGGCTCGGCGGCAATTAGCCAAATATAAGGATCGTTTCCCGGTTATTTTTGCAGGCGACACGATCTCGGGCGTGAATAGTTTTTTAAAGGAGTTGCAAGAGGTTTATCCGCTTTCTTTTGTTATCTTGACCACTTGGCAACAAGGTAAACAGGGAGTGTATCTCGATCCGGATATTTATTATTCCATGTATGCTCATGAATGTCCGGTTCCGATTTTGACGGTGATGGATAACGGTTTGGGAAAGGGAATTTTTGGGGGAATCGTGACGTTTGCCGATCAGATGGGGGCAAAAGCCGGAAAAATCGGGGTGAGAATTTTGAATGGCGAGCAGGCGAAAGTCATACCGATAGATACGGTTCATCCTATTCCGGTTTTTGATGAAAATCAATTGAAACGTTGGCGGGTAGAACGTAAGAACCTTCCGGCTAAAAGTTTGATCGTTAATGAACGGGATGCTTTTTGGCGGACTTACGGAAATTATATTCTGATTGCGGGAATTGCCTTTATATTATTATTGTTACTTGTCCTGTTTCTGGTGTTATCTCACTTGAGATACCGGAAAATGTTGCATCGAAGTATCTTTTTAGAGAAAGCGGCACAGCAGATGGCCGAGATGTTGAAGAAAAAGACTGAAATATTGTCTAATACATTGTCTTCAATGAGTGAAGGTATTTTGGTGGTGGATAAGGAATTGCGGGTGATCGAGTTAAACCATGCCTCGGTGGTCGGTTTGGGATGTGAAGGAGATGTGATTGGTAAACCCTTGAAGGAGGTTTGCGAGATCAACCGGAATCGAGTCGGGGAAGGAATTGAAGATTTCGTGCAGAAGGTGATGAGGGAGAGAAAGCGTCGGGACTTGGCGTTGAACACGGTCTTAATCTCGTGCGGGGCTCCCGTGCAGCAAGTGACAGGGAGTGTTTCTCCCTTGTTGAATGAAAGCGGGGAGGTGAACGGTGCAGTCATTATGTTGCGTGATGTTACTCGAGAGTGGCAGCAACAAACCTTCTTACGTATTTCGATAAATGCCTTGCGAGCTTACTCTTGGTGTTATGACGTGGATAATAATCTCATGACGGTCGGGGAGGGTTTCCCGAAGGATGAGACTTTAAATCGGGATTTGAGTACGATTGAGAAATATATGTCTCATATTCATCCGGATGACCGGAGGGAGTTATCGGTCTGTCTGGAAGGGATTGCCAAGGATGAACTGAAAGAGTTTGTTGTTGTTTTTCGAGTGGATTACTTGTGCCCCGGGGAGTATCGCTGGTTGGAGAATCGTGGAATTGTTGAAACCGTGGAAATGAGTAATGGGCGGAAGGCGAAATACGTGTACGGGATGGGGATAGATATTAATCGTTACAAGATCGTGGAGGAAGAAATGGCGATAGCAATGCGCAAGGCAGAGGAATCCGATCGGTTGAAATCCGCTTTCGTGGCGAATATTTCGCACGAGATCCGGACCCCTTTAAATAGTATTGTTGGTTTTGCCAATTTGATGGTGGAGGAAGGGTTACCCGAGGAGGAGAGAAAATTGAGCAGTGATATGATCACGAGTAATAGCCGGGCGTTGTTGGGATTGCTGGATGACGTGCTTGATTTGTCCCGTTTGGAGGCCGGGATGGATAAGGTATTTCTTAGTGTTTGTGATTTACATTTTTGGGTCCATTCTATGTTGGATGTCGGGCATTTAAATATGGCACAAGGTGTTGAATTGGTGAATGAAGGCCCCCGGGAAAAATTGTTGGTTATGACGGATGAGGTGAAGTTGACAAAGGTATTTATGAATTTAATCGGGAATGCCAAGAAATTTACAGTACGAGGACATATTGCCGTTGGGGCCGAGATTACCTCTGATGGTACATGGGTTGAGTGTCGGGTAGAGGATACGGGGATAGGTATTTCTCCTGAAAATCTGGAACATATTTTCGATCGGTTTTATAAGGTGAATGAGTTTAAGCAAGGCACTGGGCTCGGGCTTTCCATTTGCGAGGCTATTATAGAACTTCTGGGAGGCCGGATCTGGGTGGAGTCAACTCTAGGCAAAGGAACGACGTTTTATTTTAGAATTCCTTACCGGAGGCCGGAAGAGGAGGATATATGATTAGCCCTGTGAGAATCGTGGTGGTAAGGTTGTGGTTTCGCTTTTATTTCGGCCTCATTGCCTGTCACTTTCGTATCAAAGACACTCGCTGAACGTCTTTGATACGTCTTTGATACGAGAATGATACGTCATTGATCCCTGTCTTCTACCTGAGTTCAACGGGTTTTATCAGTATCTTGTTCCTGTCCAACTAATCTTCGTAAGTTCCGATTCTTGAAACACTACCAAGGTACCATATTTTGAAATTTTTTTCATTCCCTATGGCTGAAACACAATCGCTGTATATTGAAATACCCGAGTCTTTTTCTGTCCATGTTTTGCCGCCATCTTCACTGAAGAGGATCATCTTTTCCGGAGTTAAGGAGCCTCCCCGATGAATCCGAAGGCAAGCATAGATTTTATCTCCTTGCTGTTTCAAATAATTCAAGTATTGTCGTCCGTAATTAAATGTTGTAAGATAAAGTAAGGAATCATTCATAATCCTGTAGAGTTCGAGTTTTTCATTGTTATTTAATGCCACGATGTCTTTGAACCCTTTTCGTCCCGTTCGTCCCGGTGGCATTGATATTAACTTGCCTTTCCCTGTTTCCAAATCCCTTTTCACGAGTAAACTTGGTGCGGAACGTTCAAAAATGTGAGTGAGGAAATAAGCTGTTAATCCATCGTAAAATACTTCATCAATATAATCGTAGTGATTTTCGTGAACAATCCATGTTTTTCCCCCATCTTTTGTCTCGTGGAGGGCGTAGTGGTCAATTCCACCCCAGAAAAACATCCGGTTGGAATCAATCACGTGAGGACGTGTTGCGATTCCTTTAATTTCCGTTTGTTTCTGCCATGTTTTGCCTTTATCTCGGGAAACGTGAAGTGCGGAAAGATCTCCCCTCTCCGAGTTCTTCCAAACCCATGCGTACACGTTCTTCCCGTTTTGCATCAAATAATGCACATTCCCTTCGTCTATTTTCATTTTTTTCCAATTCCGTCCGCCATCATGAGTGATCCAGCATAACGCCTCGTTGTATTCGGTTCCAATTTTACGATCTTCACCGTAATTTGGAGTGGTTGGTTTACTTGCTGATCCTCCTAAAATTCCATCTTTATACGTTGTGAACAACATGCATGATTTTAGTTCGCCGGTGGTTAATCCGTTGGCATCAAAGATTTCGTGCTTTCCCCCGTGATTGCAAGCAACAAGTAAACCTATTGTCAATATCAAAATACCTGTCTTCATCGTTTATTGTTCTGGTAGTTCAAAATTAGAAATTGTTGCTTTAAAGTATTTTATTTGTTCTCCATACAATATATTTAATATCTCATCAACCGTATGTCCAGTGTTCCTAGAGTTCATTGATTTTTTTTGTTTTCTAGGATCTTGAGAATTTTTCTCCAAGATATATTTTAATGTTTCGGCTTTTATATTTAGCCAGTTGATGGATAATTCATGAGCCTGTTGTATAGCAAAACTAGGATTTTTTTTGTAACATTCAATTTGATCTCTTGCAATTCTCTCAACTTGTATTAATCCCCGGCCTGAAAACAAATCATCAGGATAAACTGTTGTACTAATTCTAAATTTGTCCATTATACCCAATTGTAAAATACCAGCATCCTCATATGCGACAACATGCGAATCAAAAGCTACATCTAAAAAGTCCTCTTCACGAAGTTCGATGTAAGGATCTTTATTTAAAATATCTTCCATTAATTCCTGTAATTTACTTAATGTTTTGGATACCCATTCTTTACCTTCTGAGCTTAATAAATTATATGTCTTATCTTTGAATTCGTGCAAATAAAAATCCGCATAATTTTTGTAATAACTAGGCACGGGTTGATCGGGATATCTTCGCTTGAAATCATTTAACCTCATAAGATAATAATTATCTTTTCCAATTAAATGTGATAATTTCATTGGTTTATTTAGATCAGGTTTTGGGTTAGGTTCAGGGGCGGGATTAGGATTTGGTTTAGAATTAGAGTTGTTCCCGTCTATATAAGGAATTATTTCGCCAGAGTTGCCTCGTATGTTATATATTTTGGATGAATTAATAATAAGTACACTTCCGAATGATGTAAAGCCTGACGATGCCTTGGTGCAGAACATTGAACAGGCCATGTTTACAACTTCTTGTTCATATATATTATCTAATTTTAATATCACATTTCCCAAAGTTATCTTTACTCCTTTGGAATATGCTGTGTATTGAGCTGCTGTATTAAATATCTGTATAATTGTTTGTCGTGAAAGTG
The window above is part of the Butyricimonas paravirosa genome. Proteins encoded here:
- a CDS encoding aminotransferase class V-fold PLP-dependent enzyme — its product is MSKLIYLDNSATSFPKPDVVYDFMNDFYRKHGVNPGRSGFDAAVETEEVVNSTRKMLTKLFNGGNDHNRLTFSYNATDSLNLIINGLVEKGIHVVSTMLEHNSVLRPLNMHHQNGTIDLTYVPFDEHGYVHPDDIKNAIRPNTKFVVVTHCSNVLGTIQPLTEIGKICKEKGVIFVVDGSQGAGAVDLDMQASGIDVYCFTGHKCLMGPTGIGGSYVREGIEIKHTRAGGTGVRSAYPVHLDEYPYRLEYGTLNLLGVAGLNAGVKWIQEQGIMNIHHREIQLWDKLRKALQDIEGVTTYCANSIENQNPVLSFNINGFDSGDVGTMLDVDYNIAVRTGLQCAPKVHEVIGTFDIHGTVRMSIGAFTTEEDVNTAIEAVKEIAAIRN
- a CDS encoding (Fe-S)-binding protein, which produces MTNNITNEQKAKALAIISNTNDSKLETHLNACVRCGLCASSCMYYLTMKEGKYIPARKVDLVSSIYRRYKTWQGAMFPSLFHARELNQETCDEMVDSLFGACTMCGRCVKHCSIGVDIPFLVKKGREMLAVMGLVPKTLQATVDAAVNTGNNMGIPTEEFVDTIQWMEEELQDELEDEKAGIFLDQPDKNVFYTLNPREPKFFPLSISAMAKVFYAAGEEWTLSSKYYDVTNYGYFNGNNEEATQIARNLYDEIHRLHGKRLVLGECGHGSRAMRWEGPNYLKTQYDFDTLTVVELIGEYIRSGRIKLDKTLNSKIVTIHDPCNLVRNGGLLNEIRFVVNAAAANVVEMTPYGTDNFCCGGGGGALAMSEYNERRLKIGKIKADQITATKAEIVVTPCHNCVDQLTQINHTYKLGITIKTVAELVADALVIEN
- a CDS encoding TusE/DsrC/DsvC family sulfur relay protein; this translates as MATLEIQGKTFEVDGDGFLTDPSIWNEDVAKLFAEADGITELNDKHWAIIKIIRDNFEEKGNAPMVRTICKETGLKLKDIYELFPLGPARGACRVAGLPKPDGCV
- a CDS encoding ATP-binding protein, translated to MKVFLLFILFFLSGVLGYVQHAEGETGTPPEIRQVLFVSSYHSEQIWGRKVLNGVRKQLDRAGFNVDLRVIYLDSKRLTNTEVRNSLLETQLREVKGKLDLIIVSDEEANNALFSLDIPLVKETPIVFCGVMRYSKKLGFDQVTGVICDIDYEKVFLLGRKLFPEARKVYVFSDQSGAGQAHEVLARRQLAKYKDRFPVIFAGDTISGVNSFLKELQEVYPLSFVILTTWQQGKQGVYLDPDIYYSMYAHECPVPILTVMDNGLGKGIFGGIVTFADQMGAKAGKIGVRILNGEQAKVIPIDTVHPIPVFDENQLKRWRVERKNLPAKSLIVNERDAFWRTYGNYILIAGIAFILLLLLVLFLVLSHLRYRKMLHRSIFLEKAAQQMAEMLKKKTEILSNTLSSMSEGILVVDKELRVIELNHASVVGLGCEGDVIGKPLKEVCEINRNRVGEGIEDFVQKVMRERKRRDLALNTVLISCGAPVQQVTGSVSPLLNESGEVNGAVIMLRDVTREWQQQTFLRISINALRAYSWCYDVDNNLMTVGEGFPKDETLNRDLSTIEKYMSHIHPDDRRELSVCLEGIAKDELKEFVVVFRVDYLCPGEYRWLENRGIVETVEMSNGRKAKYVYGMGIDINRYKIVEEEMAIAMRKAEESDRLKSAFVANISHEIRTPLNSIVGFANLMVEEGLPEEERKLSSDMITSNSRALLGLLDDVLDLSRLEAGMDKVFLSVCDLHFWVHSMLDVGHLNMAQGVELVNEGPREKLLVMTDEVKLTKVFMNLIGNAKKFTVRGHIAVGAEITSDGTWVECRVEDTGIGISPENLEHIFDRFYKVNEFKQGTGLGLSICEAIIELLGGRIWVESTLGKGTTFYFRIPYRRPEEEDI
- a CDS encoding WD40/YVTN/BNR-like repeat-containing protein, whose translation is MKTGILILTIGLLVACNHGGKHEIFDANGLTTGELKSCMLFTTYKDGILGGSASKPTTPNYGEDRKIGTEYNEALCWITHDGGRNWKKMKIDEGNVHYLMQNGKNVYAWVWKNSERGDLSALHVSRDKGKTWQKQTEIKGIATRPHVIDSNRMFFWGGIDHYALHETKDGGKTWIVHENHYDYIDEVFYDGLTAYFLTHIFERSAPSLLVKRDLETGKGKLISMPPGRTGRKGFKDIVALNNNEKLELYRIMNDSLLYLTTFNYGRQYLNYLKQQGDKIYACLRIHRGGSLTPEKMILFSEDGGKTWTEKDSGISIYSDCVSAIGNEKNFKIWYLGSVSRIGTYED